The genomic DNA ATCCAGAAGAACGCCCCCGGCCCTCCCAATGTCATGGCGATGGTGACACCGGCGATATTTCCCAGACCAATCGTTGCGGAGAGTGCCGACGCCAGTGCCTGGAAGTGTGTCACTTCTCCAGTCTCTTTCGGGTTGTCGTACTTCCCTCGCACGATATTGAGAGCATGCCGGAAACCCCAGAAGTTGAAGCCTCTCATAAACAGAGTGAAGAACAGTCCCCCCAATGCGAGCCAGCCAACCACAATTGGAATCCCGCCGACCGGTTCTGAAAGCAAGTACGCTGGCTGGCCCTCTTTTGGTTTCGAAGTCGTTTTCAGAAACCCCTGTCTGTCCCAGTCATCCACTGTTGACTGAGAGACCGTCAATTCGCCCGGCAAGTTCCGCTTCTTTTGAAGTATTCGATACTCACCGATGCTGGACTTCCAAGCAAACTTGTCGCCGTACTTCACTGTGCCATCGGGTGAATCGAGTTTGACGGTGACGTACTCAACCGGCTTCCCGTTGATCGTTCCCAGTTGATACGGCTTGACTTGACCGTCGACAAGTTTCCCTTGAGCAGCCAGCACCTGAACCTGTTCATCAGTCAACACAGCCGGCTGTCCCGGGTCGTCCGAAACAATATTCACGAAATTCGCATCGCTGCCACGTTCCCGTTGATAGACTGAATTTCTCTCGAAGACAATGTACTCTCGTTCAGAGCGTCCCACGCGGTAGAACAGCACCATCTCCATCAGGGAAACGGCTTCCTTAAATACGGCGTCGACTTTTTGATACGGGTTGAGAACCGGGGCATCTTCCTGAACAACTGGAAGAGTCGCTGTTGAGTCCGATTGAGTTCCAGGAGGTGATGCCTCTTGAGAAAAGCCAGGTTGCTCAATACAGACTGTCAGCAACAACAGAACAACAATTCGAAGGCAAGGATGAAAAGCCATTGGTGGCAGAGACTCGCTGAGAGGATCAATTGGGAAGGAGCAGCCAATTTTGATTCAGCTGCAACGAATGCGATGAGTTTAGGGGGAGTGTCCTATTGAACTCAATGCAAATCCAATCAGGGAATGAGCTTATTTCAGACGACACCTTAAAAAACGCGAAAAGTTGTTGCCCGAATGCGTTAAGCTGGAGATTGGGACTGTCCGTCCCGCTACACTTCTACTGAAGAGAATCTTAAGAACTTTCGCGTGTGACCGATTCGAGTTTTGACTCGTGTGCTTCAGAAGTTAAAATCAACAGTCCTGAAATTTGTGGATTGGTCACAATTCTCACTACTGTTGAGAGCAAATTCAGGTTTTCGGACCAGTTCCAAACCATCAAAAAACAACAATCAGAAACACGTTTCAACTTAAATCTGCCGCAGGCGAACTTCAGGACATATGAGTGCATTCAGTTCAAAAAAAACGAACTACCTCAAGCGATTTCGAATGGAAGTCGACTTAAGGAACGCTGCGCTTCCAGTCCCAAAATTGCCAGAGGGCTACACCTTTCAGCCTTGGCATCCTGCCACACTTCCTGACCATGCATTTGCGAAGTTTGAAAGTTTTCAGGCAGAAATGGACAGCCAGATTTTCCCGGCACTTCGGTCATTCATCGGATGCCGAGAATTGATGCAATCCATTGTGTCGCATCCGGGATTTATTCCAGAGGCAACCTGGTTGATCCAACACGAAGGAAACGACTTCCACTCCGCAACCTCTTGCGCAACGATTCAAGGGCTCTCCGCCAGCTTAAGCGTGGGGGCGATTCAGAACATCGGGGTGATCCCCGATTATCGAGGGTTCGGGTTGGGTCGCGCGTTGCTCCTGAAGAACCTGCACGGATTCCGAGCCTGCGGATTTGTACGCGTTTACCTGGACGTGAGTGCAAACAACACGGCAGCAATTTCGCTCTACCGTTCAATCGGATTTCAGCACATCAAAACCAGCTACCGAGAAGTGCTGACAGAACCACCGGCGACGGAATAAATAAAAAGACGACCGGGCACTTGATGTGCCCGGCGATCATTTAACCTACTCGTCATCCTTAGCGTCTTCTTTTTTCTCAGCTTCATCTGTTTCAGGTGTGGCCTGAACCGGCTCATCTTTTTCAGCAGCCGCTGGCTTGCCGCCTTCTTCGTCAGCCGGCTTTGATTCAGGCTTTGATTCAGGCTTTGATTCAGGCTTTGACTCAGGTTTTGACTCAGGCTTTGACTCAGGCTTTGACTCAGGCTTTGACTCAGGCTTTGACTCAGGCTTTGACTCAGGCTTTGACTCAGGCTTTGACTCAGGTTTTGACTCAGGTTTTGACTCAGGTTTTTCTGGAGTCGCTTCCGGCTTCATTTCGGCTGGTTTTGTATCGCCAGTCTCTTTTGCAGGATCAACTGTTTTTTTCATTTCCGGCTTCTCTACTGCCGGAGTCTCAGGGAGTACAGTTGGGTTTTCCCCTGCTTCGCCGGCGGGTTGCTCCTTCGCCTTGACGAGATCAGTACGATTGATTTTCATTCGGTCAAAGACATCTGCAGCGATGACATAGTACCAGTCTGCGAAACGTCGATTGAGCTCATCGACCCGCTCCTGTCCCTTCTTCATGTCCTCTTCGTAGTCTTTCAGTTTGATCTCATAGATCTCAAGATCTTCTTCGTACTTCTCAAGAGCTTTTTCGTAAGCCTTTTGCAGATCTTCTTTCGCTGTCTCAGCTTCGGTCTCCCCAGATTCCTTGTTGTCAGATTCTGCCTCTTTCGCTGCTGAAGAATCATCAGCTGGTTTCTCTTCTTCAGCTGCTGATTTTTCCGTCTCTTCCTCCTTTGGAGGCTCCGGCTTTACGGGCGGGGTTGGCTTCTTGCCAATGAGGCTCTCGTCAAACTGGGCAGTTACAAACAGATATCGGCTCTTAAGTTCTGTGTCTGATTTCTCAGCCTCATCTTTCTCAGACTCATCCTCACCGGATTCGGTCTCTTTGCCGTCCTCTTTTTTGGTCTCGTCTTGGGAACTTTCTTTCGAATCTTTCTTATCTTGATCCTCGACCTTTCGGCCAACTTCAATATCGACTTCACTCCCCGAAAATTCCTCACCAAAGCGTAAAACGTACAGCACACCTTGACTGGTTCCGAGCAAAACTTCTCCTTCGTTGGAGAGGATGCCTCCGGTTCTTCGATCGAAGAAGAACCCCTTTTCCTGAAGATCGAGCAAATCAAAATCAGTGGTGGTCACGCCATCGCCGGTCTCGTTTTTTAACCCGGCACTGATTCCTTTTGGCTTTCTGCGAACTCCCACAATCGACAAGTCATCAAGGGCGTCCAGTAGTGCAGTGACATTGCTGGTATCCAACTCTTCCTTGCTGGCATTGAGCCCTTCCAGAGCCCAATCAGCGGTCGATGATGGACGCCGCAACGTAAGACGATCACCTTGCACGATTCCGCGTCGTACTTCATCGACCTGGTAGCGATTGATGATCAATTCACGAGCATCAGCCTTGTTGATGTCCAAAATATCTTTTGCAATCCAGTCTGAAAATTTCGTTGAGATCTTCAGGTCGCCAAGATTTGCGGTGTAGAAGCGGTCTTCGTCCGCAGCCCGAATGTAATATTGGTTCTGCTGGCCTTCAACTTGTTTCCCGACGATGATATCAACAACAGGTTCATCACCTTGATACAGCGTGATACGGTCTCCGCGACCTTCCGTTCCTGTGACTTCCTTATCAAGAGGGTCAAGCAAGTTATATCGCTTGTGGGCAGCCTTCGTTCGTTCGATGAGCGCCTGACGTTCAACCCCGATCATTGAGGCTGCTGTTTTCGCCAGCTGATCTTCTCCATCAGCGGGATAGTCGTGATGAGATGGGATTCTCCACAGCCCATCCTTGACTTCCACGCTGAAGGCTTCAGTTTTGCTGGTCTCATCATTGAATGAGGCGACACGCAAACCGGTGGCAGCATTGGGGTCTGTAAAGTCAGGATAAAACGGTTCACCGACATCGACAAACGCATCCAGATCGGACGGTTTGTTCAGTGAATGAGTTGCAAAGCCGATCCCGACACACGCGATGGCAACGCCAAGAAAGATAATAGTACGAACTGACTGGCTCATATGGATCACTCCCATTTCAGGGACTCGAAATTCAAATTTCTATGTAGCCTCAACAAGCGAGTTCAATTCTTTGTCTTAGAGACGAATTTCAATCACTTGTTCAGGTTTTGTCGAATGCGAATCAATCACAATACGAAAACGGACAAATGCTTTATCTCTGGTGAAGCGTCATATTGTTTTGTTCTGGTGGCATACCAACGAGCTTGCCCACCCTTTCACAACATGACATTCACTGACCGCCAGAGAAATTACCTTAAACGATCTTTGGCGATTCCGCGGCGTTCATTGAAGACCTGTGACAGGACTACGATGATCCCGAGGAAAATGGCAGGAAGAGGTGGAACAATGACCGCCCACTTCCATTTCCCATTCTCAATTTTCCGGATCTCCTGTTCGGTTTCGATTCGAACCTTGCGAACACGTTCGTTCTTTTCACGTTCAATTTCTTCTTCCTGTTGCCGCAGTTTTCGATTTTCGGCTTCGGCAGCATTTTGAAGACGGACTTGCATCGTTCCGGCGTCCATGTTTCCTTTTTGCATTTCACCACGCAAATCGGCAAGGATCTTTTCCAGACGATCTTTGGCATCTTTGACAGCTTGCTTCGCTTCGTCGTCGGCCTTTTTCTCTTCGTTGCTGCGTCGCTCTTCGAACTTCTTCTTCTGACGCTCAAGTTCTGCGAGTGTTCGGTGTTCGGCACGTCGTTTCCGCAAATCGATGAACCGTTCATCTCCAGCGAGGTAATCGACACAGTTCAAGGTGAACAGGATATTGTCGATTTTCAAGTCGTACATTTGCCGTTGCCAGACGTCAAACATGACGTTGTGAATCATGTCGATGTCAGCAACAAAAATTGCATGAATTCCTTCCTTCTTCTCTTCTCCGTCGGAAGATCCACTCGGTTGAACCAAGGCTGCGATCGTGTATCGCTTATCATCTGGAGTGTAGGTTGACGGTGCCGACATTTGCCGCCCTCCAAACATTCCCGGTCGTGTGATTTCGTTCCAGTCATTCAGACCGGTACTCGACTGCCGAGAGCGGAGCAACTCGATGTATTCCAATCGTGTCTCTGGGTCACGTGAAATGGCTCCCGGGTAATAGAGCAGGAGTTCCTGTAATCCCCCAGCAATGGGATTGTTTGGAATTTGTCTAGAGTCATCTTTGTCGTCATCAGACTCAGTGAGGAAGATCAATTCTTTCGGGAAAACGCTCGCATAGCGAGGATGCGGATTCCGCAAATCGAACAGACTTTTACTGACATCCCAACGTAGCCCCAAAGCTTTCATTAACGAAGTCGCTCGGCCTCCGTCAGCTTTCGGCTCTGCGGGCTGCTGCATTCCCATCATACCGCCGCCGGGACTCGGTTTCGGTTCAAGTGGAGCCCCTTGAAGCCCTGGAGGATTGAACAACGGTACTGGGTCGTCAAAGATGAGTACGGGATGCCCCTCCTTGACATAGTTGACGAAATTATCCATCTGCGGCTGAGTGAGTGAAGATGGCAGCACCGCGAGGAGAACGTCGACTTCAGCTTCGATTTTGCTGTCCGGAGAAACTTCTCTGATATTGTACTGTTTTTCGAGTTCCGTCACGATTTGCCATTCTGGCAAACTGCGGAAAGTTCGCTGATCAAACCCTCCGAACACACCTGCATCGGTCGTCAGGATGCCGACAGTTTTTCGTTCGGCCTTGGAAACAGTTCCAAGAGAACGTGTCAATTCGTATTCAATGGGTGTTCCACGATCAAAGAACGGAACGACAACAGTGTCAAATCCGCTCGTCAGGACGACACCAAGATAAACGTCTTCGAGAGAAAACCGCCCATTGGTCTCACTCTGGATTTGTCGCGGTGTAATCCCCAATGAACTCGCTTCTTCAGCCGCTTCGCTATACGGCTCGACATCGACGAATCGGACCTGAATATTCGCTCCTCCCCGCTGATCATACTCACGCAATTTATCTCGCAACTCTTTGCGGATCGGAACGTAGTCCTGGGGAACATCAGGCGAGAGAAATGCCTGAATCGTCACAGGTTTCTCCTTGTCAATCCCTTTGATCGTCTCGATAGTAGTTTTCGAAAGCGTATGTAGCTGTTCCGAGGTCGTATCGATATCTCCACCGGCCACTGCAAGTGTGTAGGTGAAGCTGAGCAGGGCGACTGCCAGGCAAGCAACACGAGCAGTGTAATGGAGAGCCATTTCTCCAGCATTTTTTCCGCCAGCCCAGTGACGGCGGGCGATGAACACAGAATTCAGATACAGGAAAAATGCAGTGAGTCCAATGAAGTAGAAAATCCCGCTATAAGCCACTTTTCCAGCTGTGAATCCTTCCAGATGTCCCCCAACACTCAAAGGAGCGGTGATGCCCAACGTGTCCTTCAGTAACGTATCAACTCCGGGGATGCGATCGATGAACACAGGAATCGCGCAGATTGCGGTCCCGAGTACAAATGCAACTGTTGCGCTACTCGTAAGCACGGAAGCAAACATTCCGGCAGCCAGAAGTGCTCCACCAGCCAGCCAGTAACCGAAGTAGGTCGTCGCGATCAGTCCCCAATCGGGATTTCCTAACGCGGATAGCACGAACGCATGCGTGATCGAGAACATCAGTGCGACGGTGTAAACAAACAGTACCGCCAAATACTTGCCGAGCAGAATTTCGAAATCGGAAGCGGGTAAAGTAAACAGCAGTTCATCGGTCCCCAACTTCTTCTCATCTGCCCAGGCAGTCATGGTGATCGCTGGAATAATGAACAGAAGCAGCAGCGGAAACTGGCTGCTCAACTGATCCAGGTTGGCGAGATTGTCGGCGAAGAAATTCTGGTTGAATGCCAGAAAAGCTCCTGCGACGACAAACACCACAATGAACAAATACCCGAGCATTCCGGAGAAGTAACTCGATACATTTCTTTTAAATACTGCAAGGATAACGTGGCTGCGCATCTCGATATCTTTGGTTTTTCAAGAGTTTCGAAAGTCGCCCCCTGCTGAAATTTCATTGAGAAGATTCTCGAAGAAATTTCTCGGTGCAGAAGACGGAAATGTTCTGATTCGCCTTAACACGACTGTTGAAATCGTTCTGATTCACTCGACTCGGACCACTTCTCATGTTTTGCATGAACCTATCCCGGCTGGCAACCTGCCGTAGATTCGATGTATTGACCGAACACGCAGTTCACCAAGCGAGTCACGGGTCGAAGCAATCTCGCTCACCCCGCAACGTTCGTCCCGGTGAGTTTTCGGAATTGATCTTCCATCTGGCCGGTCTCGCCCTTCATTTGCTCGACGTTGCCATCAAGAATAATTCGTCCCCGGTCGATCAAAATAATCCGATCGCAAACAGCCTCCACTTCCGACAGAATGTGAGTTGAAAGCAGAATCGTCTTGGTCTTACCGAGTTCGCGAATGAGTTCGCGAACCTGAAATGTTTGATTCGGGTCCAGTCCGCTGGTCGGTTCATCAAGAATCAACACCTGCGGATCGTGCAATAAAGCATGTGCCATCCCGACACGCTGACGATATCCCCGGGAGAGCTTCCCAATCTGCTTTCCCCAAACATCTTCCAACGAGCATTTCTGGACTACATAATCGAGTCGCTGCTTCAGCGTCTCGCGACTCATTCCACGTGCCTGGCCGATGTATTTCAACAGCCCCTGAGGTGTCATTTCATTGTAGAGGGGACCATTCTCAGGCAAGTAGCCAATCAGCTCGCTCGCCTTGATCCGGTCCTCAGCCATATTGAAACCACCGATTCGAGCTTCTCCTTCACTTGGCGTCAGGAAGCCCGTCAACAGTTTCATGGTTGTTGACTTACCAGCCCCGTTCGGCCCCAGGAACGCAGCGATTTCCCCTTGAGGAACAGAAAATGAAACGTCCCGCGTTGCAATGAACGGTCCGTAAAATTTTGAAAGGCTCTTGGCCTCAATCATCGGGTCGGAACACTCGACCATCAAAACTCTCCTTTATTACCCCACCTGAATTATCGGTGTGAATTCACACGATAGCGATAACGGTGACAAGACGCGATGCAACACCCGGTCACGAGATATCAGATTGCATAAACCACATGACATTCAAAGCCGCAAAAGAAATCGCCCTCTCGGAACGGTCTCTCGTCGCCTTCCCGATGTCATTGAACTTGCATGACCCCAACGTTTGAAAAGAAAGAGGATGATTATCCTTGGCCAAGGGACTCTGGAATCGAGTGAACCTGACACACTTACGTTGTTGTCATTGAATGTGAATTCCATAATAAGTTGACTTCTTTTGCTGAAGAGTCAAGTCAATTCCAGGCAAGAATTCCAGTCGATTCAATTTTCCTTGATACTTGAGAGTGCCTGCAATTTCAATGAAATTCACCAAAGAGAACGCAGCCGAAGCGAGCGCAAGAAACCCCAAACCTGCAGATACCATTTGAAACAAACACAAAGCCTGAAACGATCGCTGACGCCACAAGTAATCGCCGCCCGAAAAGAGAGGCAATAATCATCATCTCAACTTGCACCGAATCAGACTGCCCACAGCCCTGCAGTGGTGAAGGCGGACCAGTTTCTTCGCCGACTCTCCATAGTAAAGTGGGGGCAGAGAAGACAAAGCCTGAATCAAAGAGAAAATTCAATCAAAAAGGTTGCTTGACGCAACGTTCCCAGCGAGATAAAGTCTCGCACCAAAGCACCCGTAGCTCAGTTGGTTAGAGTGCATGCTTGACATGCATGAGGTCGCTGGTTCGAGTCCAGCCGGGTGCATTTTTCTTAACTACTGCTGAAACAAGAACTTGTGTTACCTGTCGACGTTCGGCAGTGCAGCCTGAAATTCAACGAAATCCGGTATACTACCGGATTCGGTGAAATGGAGGTTGCATACCGATGTCAAAACCATCCACCCTGCGTGTCCCTTCTTATCGTCGACATAAGTCTTCCGGGCAAGCTGTTGTTACTATCAACAGCCGAGACATCTATCTGGGGAAATGGAATTCCGCCGCGAGCAAGGCTGAATACGATCGCCTGGTCGCTGAGTCCTTGACACATGGACGACAATTGCAAAGCAATTCTGATCGGACAGTAGTCGAAGTTCTTAACGCATACCGCAAGTTCGCAGAGAGCTATTATCGCAAAGATGGTCGAGTCACCAGCGAGTACAATGGGATCAAGGACGCTTTGAAGCTCGTACGCGAGTTCTACGGTCGAGTATCGGCAAATGAATTCGGACCACTGGCACTGAAAGCGGTTCGGCAGCGAATGATTGATAAAGGCTGGTCTCGTAGCACCATCAACAAGGCGATCAGTCGAATTCGCAGATGCTTCAAATGGGCGGTTGAGAACGGACTCGTGCGTAATGATATGTACCACGGACTCATGGCTGTTTCTGGCTTGAGGATGGGACGCTCAGATGCACGAGAAGCAGAACCAGTGCTACCTGTGGACGATGTTACAGTCGAGGTGACCCTTCCCCATTTAACTCCTCCCCGTACAAAACACACACGCGAACGCGTCCGCGAGAGCGCATTTGATGTAAGCTCTTTGCCATCAACAGTATCGAGGTTTCGCGATTGGAACGTGCGATGCTGCTCGATCATGCAAATCTTGAACGCTGGATCAACTGCTCAACAGCTTGGCAAGTTGGGAAGAGAATTTGCTGAACGGTTTTGAGAGCGCAGCGGATTTTTGAGCTTTCCAGGGATACGTCGCTTAACAACATGCGACCCGTGATTCTGCCGGTTCTACCGATCGTCCGGTGATCAAACGACACCTTCGACCTACTCTGAGATCGGCCCGACCGTGGCGCTGGTCCTCTTAAATAATGTGGCTATTTTGCGAGGATTTCCAGCGGGGTAAAAATATGTTGTACCTCGTAATTTTCCTCGTTTCACAAGCGACTTGAACATACCAAGATGGACAAGATTCTGCACCCCTTATTCGCCTTGTTGGCCTCAGTGACGCGTCAGGAACTCGCACGCCAGGTCGCGTACCTCAAAGAAGAGAACCGTATTCTTCGCGCCAGATTGCCGGAGCGAATTGTGACCACTCCGCAAGAGCGAGCCCGACTGCTGAAGGTAGGCCGCAAACTCGGCACCCAGCTTCGCGAGCTGATGTCGATCGCCAGCTACGAGTCATTCCGTCGCTGGGTGCGAGAAAAAGAAGACGGCAGGACGAAGCGGACGAATCCTGATAAGAATCCGACACGTAAACCTGGACGCCCCAAGACTCCTGATGACATTCGTGCACTGGTCATCAAGATCCGAAAGGAGTCGAACTTCGGCTACACTCGCATCCTTGGCGAGCTCCGGAAACTGGGCATTCACATCTCACGCCAGACGGTCAAGAACATTCTGGTCGAAGCCGGTTTCACACCAAATCCCGAAGGCACCGACAAGCAGGATTCCTGGGATGCGTTCCTCAAGCGTCACGCTGACACACTCTGGCAGTGTGATTTTCTAACTAAGCCGATGTGGACGGCCACGGGTGTAGTTGACCTGTACCTGCTGGTGTTTCTGCATCTAGGAACACGCAGGTGCTGGATCAGTCCCTGCACGTTGCATCCAGATTCCGCGTGGGTTTCACAGCAAGCCAAGAACTTCCTGATGGAAGCCGAAGACATGGACCTTACACCGAAAATGGTAATGCGGGACAACGACACAAAATTCATCTCGCAGTTTGACATGGTGTTCAAGGCCAGCGGGGCGAAGATCAAGCGAAACACACCACTTTCGCCCAACCTGCGGGCTCACGTTGAGCGGTTCATTCAGAGTCTGAAGCACGAGTGTCTCGACAAGTTCATGATCGTGGCTCAGCGGCACCTCAACCACATCTGCCGCGAGTGGAGCGCGCACTATAATTCGGAACGGCCGCATGAATTTTGCGAACATCTTCCACCAGCGTGCGAGCATCCACCAGAGCCCGTCGAGTCAATCAAGATCAGAGACATGGTTTGCAAGACTCGGCTGGGTGGACTGCTGAAGCACTACAGACGCCGCGCTGCTTGAAGCAAAGCCATCGCTGGACTTCTAGATTCCGATCTGATTCCTCCCAATACGCAACTCCTCCAGAGAGAACGGTCGACTTTGTCTTTGTTCTACACAATCAACTCCGTACAACGTTTTGTAACGGGCGATGCGTCCAGCACAGGCTAGTTGACCTTCCCAAGGTCTGTAGTGACTGTTGCTTATTGGAACTCATCGAATTCGCGTTTGAGGATTCGCTGATAAACTAGGATTGTCAAAGAGCAGTTCAATTGGTTGAACTTTCTTTCCCAAAGGATCTGTCGCAGGTTTAGTGGGTCAAGTAGGTTTTAGCGACCAGTCGCGAAGTCAAACTGCTTTGTATTCTTAGTGGCAGGGTGATACAGTTAAAAGCCTTCCAGCACGGAACTTAAACCATTTGGGCCTCAGATGATGACGAACTCATTTGACTCTTGCGTGAAAATCGCGGCATGCATATGTGCCAAAGATGGGATCATTTCCCAGGCCGAAGAAGAAACCATGCATGAGATGATTTGTGTGCGTTTTCCGGAAGTAGAGGAAAATGCATTCGAAAAATCACTTCAGGCATTTTTTGATTCGGACGCTGGGATCGAGGAATATCTCAATCTCGTGACCGAGCCAGAACTCAGGACTTTTGTCCTGCAGCTGGCGGAAGCAAGCGCATCGGCAGATGGTCTGGACCCACAGGAAAATGTTGCCCTGATCAAGTCTCGTGAAATCTGGGGGATCAGTCGCGATGCCTAGGACAGTTGAAACCGCGCCCAGCCCAAAATCACACATCAAGACTTTGATGAGAATTGGATATACGCTCAATTCGGCTATTGCCGACATCATAGACAATTCGATTGCGGCAGGCTCGCAAAATATTGATATCTATGCGCCACCGGGGAGAAAGGAGCCGCTGATCTCCATCCTTGATGATGGATGCGGCATGGACCTGGATGAATTGACACAAAACATGAGGATCGGATGCAAGGATCCTTACGCGGAAAGGGAAAAAGGTGATTTAGGACGATTCGGATCCGGAATGAAAACCGCCAGCTTTTCACAGGCCAGATGTCTTACGGTGGTTAGCCGGAAGGAAGGGCAGCCGTTGGTCGCTGCGAGATGGGACATCGACAGGATAGAAGAGATGGACTCTTGGTGCCTGGAAGTTTTCGATCCGGCGGAAGTAACACAGATCGATGGTCTGAGCCCTGATTTTCCCGTCAAATGCGGCACCCAGCTGATTCTGAGCAACCTGACCTGTTTTGACGTCGGTAGCCACGCATTGGATCACGATACCGAGTTGGCCTCACGACTTTCTGAATTGCGGTCGTACATAGCACTTCACTTTCATCGATTCATGTCTGGACCTGATAAACGGGCATTCACCATAAATTCGACTCCAATCGAACCTGTGGACCCCTTCATGACGAGAGAGAGAAGATATCAGGAGGGGCCTTCGGAAAGAATGAGATGTAAGGGTGGACACATCAGCATAAAAACCCACGTACTTCCTCATTTCAAATACATGAACGCAAAACGCTTGGAAGAGCTGGGCGGGGCAGACGGAATCACGAAGAATCAGGGGCTATACAT from Thalassoglobus polymorphus includes the following:
- a CDS encoding DUF4340 domain-containing protein encodes the protein MSQSVRTIIFLGVAIACVGIGFATHSLNKPSDLDAFVDVGEPFYPDFTDPNAATGLRVASFNDETSKTEAFSVEVKDGLWRIPSHHDYPADGEDQLAKTAASMIGVERQALIERTKAAHKRYNLLDPLDKEVTGTEGRGDRITLYQGDEPVVDIIVGKQVEGQQNQYYIRAADEDRFYTANLGDLKISTKFSDWIAKDILDINKADARELIINRYQVDEVRRGIVQGDRLTLRRPSSTADWALEGLNASKEELDTSNVTALLDALDDLSIVGVRRKPKGISAGLKNETGDGVTTTDFDLLDLQEKGFFFDRRTGGILSNEGEVLLGTSQGVLYVLRFGEEFSGSEVDIEVGRKVEDQDKKDSKESSQDETKKEDGKETESGEDESEKDEAEKSDTELKSRYLFVTAQFDESLIGKKPTPPVKPEPPKEEETEKSAAEEEKPADDSSAAKEAESDNKESGETEAETAKEDLQKAYEKALEKYEEDLEIYEIKLKDYEEDMKKGQERVDELNRRFADWYYVIAADVFDRMKINRTDLVKAKEQPAGEAGENPTVLPETPAVEKPEMKKTVDPAKETGDTKPAEMKPEATPEKPESKPESKPESKPESKPESKPESKPESKPESKPESKPESKPESKPESKPESKPESKPADEEGGKPAAAEKDEPVQATPETDEAEKKEDAKDDE
- a CDS encoding integrase core domain-containing protein gives rise to the protein MDKILHPLFALLASVTRQELARQVAYLKEENRILRARLPERIVTTPQERARLLKVGRKLGTQLRELMSIASYESFRRWVREKEDGRTKRTNPDKNPTRKPGRPKTPDDIRALVIKIRKESNFGYTRILGELRKLGIHISRQTVKNILVEAGFTPNPEGTDKQDSWDAFLKRHADTLWQCDFLTKPMWTATGVVDLYLLVFLHLGTRRCWISPCTLHPDSAWVSQQAKNFLMEAEDMDLTPKMVMRDNDTKFISQFDMVFKASGAKIKRNTPLSPNLRAHVERFIQSLKHECLDKFMIVAQRHLNHICREWSAHYNSERPHEFCEHLPPACEHPPEPVESIKIRDMVCKTRLGGLLKHYRRRAA
- a CDS encoding GNAT family N-acetyltransferase — encoded protein: MSAFSSKKTNYLKRFRMEVDLRNAALPVPKLPEGYTFQPWHPATLPDHAFAKFESFQAEMDSQIFPALRSFIGCRELMQSIVSHPGFIPEATWLIQHEGNDFHSATSCATIQGLSASLSVGAIQNIGVIPDYRGFGLGRALLLKNLHGFRACGFVRVYLDVSANNTAAISLYRSIGFQHIKTSYREVLTEPPATE
- a CDS encoding Gldg family protein, whose product is MRSHVILAVFKRNVSSYFSGMLGYLFIVVFVVAGAFLAFNQNFFADNLANLDQLSSQFPLLLLFIIPAITMTAWADEKKLGTDELLFTLPASDFEILLGKYLAVLFVYTVALMFSITHAFVLSALGNPDWGLIATTYFGYWLAGGALLAAGMFASVLTSSATVAFVLGTAICAIPVFIDRIPGVDTLLKDTLGITAPLSVGGHLEGFTAGKVAYSGIFYFIGLTAFFLYLNSVFIARRHWAGGKNAGEMALHYTARVACLAVALLSFTYTLAVAGGDIDTTSEQLHTLSKTTIETIKGIDKEKPVTIQAFLSPDVPQDYVPIRKELRDKLREYDQRGGANIQVRFVDVEPYSEAAEEASSLGITPRQIQSETNGRFSLEDVYLGVVLTSGFDTVVVPFFDRGTPIEYELTRSLGTVSKAERKTVGILTTDAGVFGGFDQRTFRSLPEWQIVTELEKQYNIREVSPDSKIEAEVDVLLAVLPSSLTQPQMDNFVNYVKEGHPVLIFDDPVPLFNPPGLQGAPLEPKPSPGGGMMGMQQPAEPKADGGRATSLMKALGLRWDVSKSLFDLRNPHPRYASVFPKELIFLTESDDDKDDSRQIPNNPIAGGLQELLLYYPGAISRDPETRLEYIELLRSRQSSTGLNDWNEITRPGMFGGRQMSAPSTYTPDDKRYTIAALVQPSGSSDGEEKKEGIHAIFVADIDMIHNVMFDVWQRQMYDLKIDNILFTLNCVDYLAGDERFIDLRKRRAEHRTLAELERQKKKFEERRSNEEKKADDEAKQAVKDAKDRLEKILADLRGEMQKGNMDAGTMQVRLQNAAEAENRKLRQQEEEIEREKNERVRKVRIETEQEIRKIENGKWKWAVIVPPLPAIFLGIIVVLSQVFNERRGIAKDRLR
- a CDS encoding phage integrase SAM-like domain-containing protein — its product is MSKPSTLRVPSYRRHKSSGQAVVTINSRDIYLGKWNSAASKAEYDRLVAESLTHGRQLQSNSDRTVVEVLNAYRKFAESYYRKDGRVTSEYNGIKDALKLVREFYGRVSANEFGPLALKAVRQRMIDKGWSRSTINKAISRIRRCFKWAVENGLVRNDMYHGLMAVSGLRMGRSDAREAEPVLPVDDVTVEVTLPHLTPPRTKHTRERVRESAFDVSSLPSTVSRFRDWNVRCCSIMQILNAGSTAQQLGKLGREFAERF
- a CDS encoding ABC transporter ATP-binding protein — translated: MVECSDPMIEAKSLSKFYGPFIATRDVSFSVPQGEIAAFLGPNGAGKSTTMKLLTGFLTPSEGEARIGGFNMAEDRIKASELIGYLPENGPLYNEMTPQGLLKYIGQARGMSRETLKQRLDYVVQKCSLEDVWGKQIGKLSRGYRQRVGMAHALLHDPQVLILDEPTSGLDPNQTFQVRELIRELGKTKTILLSTHILSEVEAVCDRIILIDRGRIILDGNVEQMKGETGQMEDQFRKLTGTNVAG